Proteins encoded by one window of Synechococcus sp. MVIR-18-1:
- the recN gene encoding DNA repair protein RecN: MLTGLRLDNIALIERLELAFDHGFSVLTGETGAGKSLLLDALDALLGGMQGTSAGRLVRTGCDRAVIEATFTPDHAARRWLQEHQLDDDGGDLILSREWRRQDERLSSRSRLNGTVVNRQQLLQLRPLLIDLTVQGQTQQLAYPGQQRRWIDRLGGEQLAQCAQTVRECWQVWQNCHAEVLKLETDRLRLQEQQEEQDAFLMEIEAASLEDPAEIQQLEQEQDRLVHGVRLLEGLAALISRLQDGAEQAPSALDHLTACCHELQQMQILDASLSSSAEKCLDMEAGLLDLIRGLEAYGASLESDPERLGVLQERLALLKRLERRYGVELKVLIERRDALRDQRAAGGADAALEALRHREQEARQHRDSCNQSLTLLRQASAACLEERLMTHLRPMGLENVRFQVDFSAVEPMDLGADAICFLFSANPGQPLAPLAEVASGGEMSRFLLALKTCLSDVDGSSTLLFDEIDSGVSGRVSGEMANLLRTMAKHRQVFCVTHQPLVAAAADHHFRVSKEVVDGETCSRVSHLRDTQARRQELAELAGGDFEDAQAYAASLLEQRAA; this comes from the coding sequence GTGCTGACCGGTCTGAGACTGGACAACATCGCACTGATCGAGCGCTTGGAGCTGGCGTTCGACCACGGTTTTTCAGTGCTAACTGGTGAGACAGGGGCAGGCAAGTCGCTGTTGTTAGATGCCCTCGATGCCCTCCTTGGTGGCATGCAGGGAACGTCCGCGGGTCGGTTGGTGCGGACGGGTTGTGATCGCGCCGTGATTGAAGCGACTTTCACTCCGGACCATGCCGCGCGGCGTTGGCTTCAAGAGCATCAACTGGACGATGACGGGGGGGATTTGATCTTGTCGCGGGAATGGCGGCGTCAAGACGAACGCTTGAGCAGCCGCTCAAGACTGAACGGCACTGTCGTGAACCGGCAGCAATTGCTCCAGCTCAGGCCTTTGCTGATCGACCTCACGGTGCAGGGTCAAACCCAACAGCTTGCTTATCCGGGTCAGCAACGACGTTGGATCGACCGACTGGGCGGTGAGCAACTAGCGCAGTGCGCACAAACCGTGCGTGAGTGTTGGCAGGTTTGGCAGAACTGCCATGCCGAGGTTTTGAAGCTAGAGACCGACCGTCTTCGCCTTCAAGAACAGCAAGAGGAACAAGACGCGTTCTTGATGGAAATCGAGGCCGCCTCGCTAGAGGATCCCGCTGAAATTCAACAGCTGGAACAAGAGCAAGACCGCTTGGTTCATGGCGTGCGTTTGCTCGAAGGTCTTGCTGCGTTGATTAGCAGGCTTCAAGACGGCGCTGAACAGGCTCCATCAGCTTTGGATCACCTCACGGCCTGCTGCCATGAGTTGCAGCAAATGCAGATTCTTGATGCCTCCCTTAGCTCTTCTGCAGAGAAATGCCTGGATATGGAGGCTGGTTTACTTGATTTGATTCGGGGCCTTGAAGCCTATGGAGCGTCCTTAGAGAGCGATCCAGAGCGATTAGGTGTGTTGCAGGAACGGCTCGCTTTGCTGAAACGCTTAGAGCGGCGTTATGGGGTTGAACTCAAGGTCTTAATAGAGCGGCGCGATGCGCTGCGTGATCAACGGGCAGCGGGTGGTGCGGACGCGGCTTTGGAGGCGTTGCGCCACCGGGAGCAGGAGGCTCGCCAGCATCGAGATTCCTGCAACCAGTCGCTCACGCTGTTGCGACAGGCTTCCGCAGCTTGCCTGGAGGAGCGATTAATGACCCATTTGCGGCCGATGGGTCTTGAAAACGTGCGTTTTCAGGTGGATTTCTCTGCCGTTGAGCCGATGGATCTAGGCGCCGATGCCATCTGTTTTTTGTTTTCGGCGAATCCAGGCCAGCCCCTTGCTCCTCTAGCTGAGGTGGCATCAGGAGGGGAGATGTCGCGTTTTCTATTGGCGCTTAAAACCTGCCTGTCGGATGTGGATGGATCCAGCACCTTGTTGTTTGACGAGATCGACAGTGGTGTGAGCGGTCGCGTGAGTGGAGAGATGGCCAACTTGCTGCGAACCATGGCCAAGCATCGCCAGGTGTTTTGTGTGACCCATCAACCGTTAGTGGCCGCAGCAGCAGATCATCACTTCCGCGTCAGTAAGGAGGTGGTGGACGGAGAAACCTGCTCGCGAGTGTCCCATCTGCGGGACACTCAGGCCAGACGCCAAGAGTTGGCTGAATTGGCTGGAGGGGATTTTGAGGATGCTCAAGCCTATGCAGCAAGTTTGTTGGAGCAAAGAGCAGCCTGA
- a CDS encoding alpha/beta hydrolase: MLRRSSRQTILAFGAAIGLSISSALQPALAAKDVALVSGAYKRSISVSDIVYLADTGKARGILSDVLRLGKQDPKEVAKLLNQKLDLPLVLTSRLMSTRIGDVIIRRVAAIIYPLKVPDPSVSVPAIRAGVINGLQKEEGGLTVINFLDAYPADVMEVNIPALLGLIEKAESIAGLVKFFSDSPLDGLK, encoded by the coding sequence ATGCTCCGCAGATCCAGCCGCCAAACCATCCTGGCGTTTGGTGCCGCAATCGGTCTCAGTATTTCATCAGCGCTGCAACCGGCCCTTGCAGCCAAGGATGTTGCTCTCGTAAGCGGGGCCTACAAACGCTCAATCTCTGTCAGTGACATTGTCTATCTTGCAGACACTGGCAAAGCCAGGGGCATTCTCTCGGATGTTCTTCGCCTCGGAAAACAGGATCCCAAAGAGGTCGCCAAATTACTGAATCAGAAGCTTGATCTTCCTTTAGTTCTAACCAGTCGATTGATGTCCACTCGCATTGGAGACGTCATCATTCGCCGTGTCGCAGCGATCATTTATCCCCTCAAAGTGCCTGATCCCTCAGTGAGTGTTCCTGCAATCCGAGCCGGCGTGATTAATGGTCTACAAAAAGAGGAAGGTGGCCTCACAGTGATCAATTTTCTAGATGCCTATCCGGCAGACGTCATGGAAGTGAATATTCCTGCTCTGCTCGGTTTGATCGAAAAAGCTGAATCCATTGCTGGCTTAGTGAAATTCTTCTCCGATTCACCACTCGACGGGTTGAAATAA
- a CDS encoding AarF/ABC1/UbiB kinase family protein encodes MAQHELGDFIEAAGLLEYDPAAITRIYAGHPQRLLRRLWQTLVPIGLLLLGVGVDKLLGLLSNQERARKRARECANLLVDLGPAFIKAGQALSTRPDIVPPVLLEELAQLQDQLPGFDSDLAMACIEEDLGAPVDSIYAELDREPISAASLGQVHQGYLKSGQKVAVKVQRPGLREQITLDLYIVRNIAAWLNTNIGLIRSDLVALIDELGSRVFEEMDYLNEAANANKFRELHKQNPRIAVPEIFEDATSRRVLTMEWIDGVKLTNLEAVRELGIDPNDMVEVGVSCSLQQLLEHGFFHADPHPGNLLAMADGRLCYLDFGMMSEVSRESRTGLIQAVVHLVNRNFGKLSKDFVTLGFLAEDVNLEPIVPAFESVFSQAIEMGVNRMDFKSVTDDMSGVMYKFPFRVPPYYALILRSLVTLEGIALSVDSEFKILGAAYPYFARRLMEDPDPQLRQSLKEMLFEGDAFRWTRLEGLVASAGSQSQLDLESLLDQVLDFLFSANGGMLRNQLVEAVADRLDAIGWTALQRIGRRLPRPLQPTLLLDASPSLNEDSYLDLEPIRQLIGVLQQLPGFNPDLVFSRLPRLIRERDARQMGVALAQGLAERGVVRLVKAAAGSPN; translated from the coding sequence GTGGCACAACACGAGCTAGGAGATTTCATTGAGGCCGCCGGTCTGCTCGAGTACGACCCGGCTGCGATCACGCGGATCTATGCCGGCCATCCGCAGCGCTTACTACGCCGCCTCTGGCAAACCCTTGTCCCCATAGGGCTTTTACTGCTCGGAGTTGGTGTTGACAAACTCCTAGGACTGCTGAGCAATCAAGAGCGAGCCCGCAAGAGAGCCAGGGAATGTGCGAATTTGCTCGTTGATCTCGGTCCTGCATTCATCAAGGCTGGCCAAGCGCTTTCCACGCGTCCAGACATCGTTCCTCCTGTGCTGCTCGAGGAACTGGCCCAACTCCAAGATCAACTTCCTGGCTTCGATAGCGACCTTGCCATGGCCTGCATCGAGGAGGACCTCGGTGCACCAGTCGACAGCATCTATGCGGAACTCGATCGAGAACCGATCTCCGCAGCATCTCTTGGCCAAGTGCACCAGGGGTACCTCAAGAGCGGGCAAAAAGTCGCCGTCAAGGTGCAACGACCTGGTTTACGAGAACAAATCACGCTTGACCTTTATATCGTTCGCAACATTGCTGCATGGCTTAATACAAACATCGGCCTTATTCGTAGCGATCTTGTTGCACTTATCGATGAATTAGGGAGCCGAGTTTTTGAAGAGATGGATTATCTCAATGAAGCAGCTAATGCAAATAAATTCCGTGAATTACACAAACAAAATCCACGGATTGCCGTTCCTGAAATTTTTGAAGATGCCACCAGTAGACGGGTGCTCACAATGGAATGGATTGATGGTGTCAAACTCACCAACCTCGAAGCTGTTCGGGAGTTAGGAATTGATCCCAATGACATGGTTGAAGTGGGGGTGAGCTGCAGCTTGCAACAGCTCCTCGAACATGGGTTTTTCCACGCTGATCCCCATCCTGGAAACCTTCTAGCCATGGCCGATGGTCGACTTTGCTACCTCGATTTCGGAATGATGAGTGAAGTCAGCCGTGAATCCAGAACTGGACTGATCCAAGCTGTTGTTCATCTTGTTAATCGCAATTTTGGAAAACTCTCCAAAGATTTCGTCACGCTCGGATTTTTAGCCGAAGACGTGAATTTGGAGCCGATCGTGCCTGCTTTTGAATCCGTTTTTAGTCAAGCCATCGAGATGGGCGTGAATCGCATGGATTTCAAAAGTGTCACCGACGATATGTCCGGAGTGATGTACAAATTTCCCTTCCGCGTTCCTCCGTATTACGCCCTAATTCTCCGCTCTCTTGTCACCCTTGAAGGCATCGCGCTCAGTGTGGATTCGGAATTCAAAATCCTGGGTGCTGCTTACCCTTATTTCGCCAGACGTTTGATGGAAGATCCTGATCCTCAATTGCGTCAAAGTCTGAAAGAGATGTTGTTCGAAGGTGATGCCTTCCGTTGGACAAGATTGGAAGGTCTTGTTGCAAGTGCAGGGAGTCAAAGCCAATTAGATCTCGAGTCATTGCTCGATCAAGTGCTCGACTTTTTGTTTTCAGCCAACGGCGGCATGCTCCGCAATCAATTGGTTGAGGCAGTAGCGGATCGTTTGGATGCCATTGGTTGGACAGCCCTACAACGCATCGGGCGCCGCTTGCCGCGGCCTCTTCAACCAACGCTGCTGCTTGATGCCAGCCCATCCCTCAACGAAGACAGCTATCTCGACCTGGAGCCAATCCGGCAACTCATCGGCGTTTTACAGCAATTGCCAGGTTTCAATCCTGATCTTGTGTTTAGTCGACTTCCTCGCTTGATTCGTGAACGGGATGCAAGACAAATGGGAGTTGCCCTAGCTCAGGGATTAGCCGAACGCGGAGTTGTCCGCCTCGTTAAAGCAGCTGCAGGAAGTCCGAATTAG
- the thrC gene encoding threonine synthase, with translation MQDWPGLIEAYRSWLPVSSATPVITLHEGATPLIPVPSVAERIGRGVKVFVKYDGLNPTGSFKDRGMTMAISKAKEAGCEAVICASTGNTSAAAAAYARRGGMRAFVLIPDGYVAQGKLAQALVYGAEVLAIRGNFDRALDIVREAAEKYPITLVNSVNPYRLQGQKTAAFEIVDALGDAPDWLCIPMGNAGNITAYWMGFQEYQQAGRSRRLPRMMGFQASGSAPLVNETTVSDPETIATAIRIGNPVNREKAIAARQASKGAFLDVTDAEIIDAYKLLGGQEGIFCEPASAASVAGLIKRAAEVPDGATVVCVLTGNGLKDPDCAINNNDASFYADLDPDLSTVAKVMGF, from the coding sequence ATGCAGGACTGGCCCGGGCTCATCGAGGCCTATCGATCTTGGCTTCCCGTCTCGTCTGCCACTCCAGTCATCACCTTGCACGAGGGTGCAACGCCACTCATTCCGGTCCCATCTGTGGCGGAACGCATTGGCCGCGGAGTGAAGGTTTTCGTGAAGTACGACGGTCTTAATCCCACTGGATCCTTCAAAGACCGTGGAATGACCATGGCGATCAGCAAGGCCAAAGAAGCCGGCTGTGAAGCGGTGATTTGTGCCAGCACGGGCAACACCAGTGCTGCCGCTGCCGCCTATGCCCGTCGTGGCGGAATGAGGGCCTTCGTATTGATCCCAGACGGATACGTCGCACAAGGGAAATTGGCGCAAGCTCTGGTTTATGGGGCTGAAGTGCTGGCGATCCGGGGCAATTTCGACCGTGCTCTCGACATCGTTCGCGAAGCAGCTGAGAAATACCCGATCACCTTGGTGAACTCGGTAAATCCTTACCGACTCCAGGGACAAAAAACCGCTGCCTTTGAAATTGTTGATGCCCTAGGAGATGCTCCCGACTGGCTGTGCATCCCGATGGGAAACGCTGGAAATATCACGGCCTACTGGATGGGATTCCAGGAATATCAGCAAGCTGGTCGCAGCCGGCGTTTGCCGCGAATGATGGGCTTCCAAGCCAGTGGCTCCGCGCCACTGGTGAATGAAACCACCGTGAGCGATCCGGAAACAATCGCTACCGCGATTCGCATCGGCAATCCCGTGAACCGGGAGAAAGCCATCGCAGCCCGTCAGGCCAGCAAAGGTGCTTTCCTGGATGTCACCGATGCGGAAATCATCGATGCCTACAAACTGCTCGGTGGCCAAGAAGGAATCTTCTGTGAACCCGCCAGTGCAGCCTCTGTGGCGGGCTTAATCAAACGTGCAGCAGAGGTTCCGGACGGAGCAACGGTGGTCTGTGTGTTGACCGGAAATGGTCTCAAAGATCCGGACTGCGCCATCAACAACAACGACGCCTCTTTCTACGCCGATCTTGATCCCGATCTGAGCACCGTCGCCAAGGTGATGGGCTTTTAA